Proteins encoded together in one Entomobacter blattae window:
- the serS gene encoding serine--tRNA ligase, producing the protein MHDLRQLRLDPSGFDNALARRGMPPIAEAILALDSQRKSAVTAVQEKQTRRKALAKEIGILKRGKLDSSTLETEAVQLRNDMEALEQNAAELDAKIHTILSELPNQLDPSVPDGKDEADNLEIHQVGERRDFSFIPLQHFELGEALDEMDFAVAGKISGARFVVLRSHLARIERALGQFMLDLHTREFGYTEVSVPVLVNANSMYGTDKLPKFADQSFRTEQGMWLIPTAEVSLTAMAGGEIFAVDRLPQRLTALSVCFRSEAGAAGKDTRGMLRQHQFQKVELVSITTPEHSEEEHERMTRCAETVLERLGIPYRRMLLCSGDTGFGAVKTYDLEAWLPGQKAWREISSCSNTRAFQARRMNARYRKADGSVDFVHTLNGSGLAVGRTLIAVMENYQNNDGSITIPEVLRPYMGDESVIGRE; encoded by the coding sequence ATGCATGATCTTCGTCAACTCCGCCTGGATCCATCAGGGTTTGATAACGCCTTGGCCAGAAGGGGCATGCCACCTATAGCAGAAGCAATCCTGGCATTGGATTCCCAGAGGAAAAGTGCCGTTACAGCCGTACAGGAAAAACAAACACGTCGTAAAGCCCTGGCCAAGGAAATTGGTATTCTTAAACGAGGCAAGCTTGATAGTTCTACCTTAGAGACTGAGGCGGTGCAGTTGCGCAATGATATGGAGGCCTTGGAACAAAACGCAGCTGAGCTGGATGCCAAGATTCACACTATTCTTTCAGAACTGCCGAACCAGTTGGACCCTTCTGTGCCCGATGGGAAAGATGAGGCTGATAATCTGGAAATCCATCAGGTTGGTGAGCGGCGAGATTTTTCATTTATCCCCCTGCAACATTTTGAACTGGGTGAAGCACTCGATGAAATGGATTTTGCGGTAGCAGGAAAAATTTCCGGGGCTCGTTTTGTGGTATTAAGGAGTCACCTTGCTCGTATAGAAAGGGCTTTGGGCCAGTTTATGCTAGATCTTCATACCAGGGAGTTTGGCTATACGGAAGTTTCAGTTCCGGTATTGGTGAATGCCAACTCGATGTATGGAACTGATAAATTGCCTAAATTTGCAGACCAGTCCTTTAGAACGGAGCAAGGCATGTGGCTTATCCCTACGGCGGAGGTCTCTCTTACAGCTATGGCGGGCGGCGAGATTTTTGCGGTTGATAGGCTTCCCCAACGCCTTACGGCCCTTTCTGTTTGTTTTAGAAGTGAAGCTGGAGCGGCCGGTAAGGATACCCGTGGCATGCTGCGTCAACACCAGTTTCAAAAGGTTGAGTTGGTTTCCATAACAACGCCAGAGCATAGTGAAGAAGAGCATGAGCGAATGACCCGTTGCGCAGAAACAGTGCTGGAACGCTTGGGTATTCCTTACCGTAGGATGCTTCTCTGTTCGGGGGATACAGGGTTTGGTGCAGTCAAAACCTATGACCTTGAAGCCTGGTTACCGGGGCAAAAAGCGTGGCGGGAAATTTCATCCTGTTCCAATACCAGAGCTTTTCAGGCGCGCCGCATGAATGCCCGTTATCGTAAGGCAGATGGAAGTGTTGATTTTGTTCATACCCTTAATGGGTCTGGGCTAGCAGTGGGCCGTACCCTTATTGCTGTCATGGAAAATTACCAGAATAATGATGGGAGCATTACCATACCAGAGGTTTTGCGACCTTATATGGGCGATGAGAGTGTTATCGGGCGAGAATAG
- the tatB gene encoding Sec-independent protein translocase protein TatB — MFDFVGSELVLIGIVSLILIGPKDMPIAIRTVTGLIKKVRRMMAEFQGHFDEMVKEADLEEARDQWRELRNMNVKNKILKTLDEDGSIEQSLKDIPTAHTAFHSPNLAEDLSQKQVETHGTAENTIDYKPKVISKPMAIGLAAQNPLPDSLVPDQAPDQAENHISHHGHNKGRPSMLPEDNRLVTGFDVDEYGVLNEGEGKVQNIYASAYGVEGELSKEDIQCLQEEDPAPVFIPPEVALGLQRHRKAPPPPVFIPPSQAAFIEDMRHSGRV; from the coding sequence ATGTTTGATTTTGTTGGCTCTGAGCTTGTGCTTATAGGGATTGTCAGCCTGATTTTAATTGGCCCGAAAGATATGCCTATAGCTATTCGTACTGTTACAGGCTTGATAAAAAAGGTGCGAAGAATGATGGCTGAATTTCAAGGTCATTTTGATGAAATGGTAAAAGAGGCAGACCTTGAAGAAGCTCGTGATCAATGGCGGGAATTGAGAAATATGAACGTTAAAAACAAAATCCTTAAAACCCTTGATGAAGATGGGAGTATTGAACAGTCTCTCAAGGATATCCCTACCGCTCATACCGCTTTTCATTCTCCTAACCTTGCTGAAGACCTTTCCCAAAAACAGGTTGAAACACATGGTACAGCAGAAAATACGATAGATTATAAACCTAAAGTGATCTCGAAGCCTATGGCCATTGGTCTGGCTGCCCAAAACCCGTTACCCGATAGCCTTGTCCCAGATCAGGCCCCAGATCAGGCAGAGAATCACATTTCGCATCATGGGCATAATAAAGGGAGACCTTCCATGCTTCCAGAGGATAACAGGTTGGTCACAGGGTTTGATGTTGATGAATATGGTGTTCTCAATGAGGGGGAAGGAAAGGTGCAAAATATATATGCTTCTGCCTATGGCGTAGAGGGAGAGCTGAGTAAGGAAGATATACAGTGCTTGCAGGAAGAGGATCCTGCACCGGTTTTTATCCCTCCTGAAGTGGCACTGGGTCTTCAGCGCCATCGGAAGGCGCCACCACCGCCTGTATTCATTCCGCCATCCCAGGCTGCCTTTATTGAAGACATGCGGCATTCTGGACGGGTATAG
- a CDS encoding uracil-DNA glycosylase family protein — protein sequence MPPYSIPPLDPSGFKPVLDYYNAPIQPWGDEKSTFLIVGLAPGLKGANRTGRPFTGDYAGELLYSTLIKFGFAKGHYLASPDDELTLTNCRIVNAVRCAPPQNKSFPR from the coding sequence TTGCCACCTTATTCCATCCCCCCACTAGACCCTTCTGGTTTTAAACCCGTGTTGGATTACTATAACGCTCCTATCCAACCCTGGGGAGACGAAAAAAGCACTTTTCTTATTGTTGGGTTGGCCCCAGGTTTAAAAGGAGCCAATCGAACAGGTCGTCCCTTTACAGGAGATTACGCTGGGGAACTGCTCTACTCTACTTTAATAAAGTTTGGTTTTGCCAAAGGTCATTACCTTGCTTCCCCCGATGATGAACTGACCTTAACAAACTGCCGTATTGTGAATGCCGTTCGGTGCGCGCCACCTCAAAATAAGAGCTTTCCACGCTAA
- the tatC gene encoding twin-arginine translocase subunit TatC, with the protein MSFSQSQDDAIHDTPMPLLEHLMELRRRLIWALVTFVICFGLCYYYSQHLYLFLARPLAEVMRAQGEQPHLIYTALYEAFFTYIKVAFFGAAFLSFPMVAIQLWMFVAPGLYKSEKKAFAPFLIATPVLFVAGAALAYYFVFPFAWRFFLSFQTMGGSQAGMQIELQAKVSEYLSLVMRLIMAFGVAFELPVALTLMARVGIVTADMLKRFRRYAYVGAFVIAAILTPPDVITQTGLALPLIVLYEISIISARLVSAPTDKPGENA; encoded by the coding sequence ATGAGCTTTTCACAAAGTCAGGATGATGCCATCCATGATACCCCCATGCCATTACTTGAGCACCTTATGGAACTCCGGCGGAGGTTGATATGGGCTTTGGTGACTTTTGTTATCTGTTTTGGGCTATGTTATTATTACTCTCAACACCTGTATCTTTTTCTTGCCCGACCATTAGCTGAGGTCATGCGGGCACAAGGAGAGCAACCGCACCTTATCTATACAGCCCTTTATGAAGCCTTTTTTACCTATATTAAGGTGGCCTTTTTTGGGGCGGCTTTTCTCTCATTTCCAATGGTTGCCATTCAGTTATGGATGTTTGTAGCTCCAGGCTTATATAAAAGTGAGAAAAAGGCTTTTGCGCCTTTTCTTATTGCAACACCAGTGCTTTTTGTAGCAGGTGCAGCGCTGGCCTATTATTTTGTTTTTCCTTTTGCCTGGCGGTTTTTCCTTTCCTTTCAAACCATGGGTGGGTCCCAAGCGGGAATGCAAATAGAACTGCAAGCTAAAGTTTCGGAGTATCTCTCTCTTGTTATGCGGTTGATTATGGCTTTTGGGGTTGCTTTTGAACTTCCAGTGGCCTTAACCCTTATGGCTCGGGTGGGGATTGTGACAGCTGATATGCTGAAACGTTTTCGTCGATATGCCTATGTCGGGGCTTTTGTTATTGCTGCCATTTTAACACCGCCGGATGTTATTACACAAACAGGATTGGCACTTCCTTTGATTGTGCTATATGAAATTTCCATTATTAGCGCCCGCCTTGTTTCTGCCCCCACAGACAAGCCAGGGGAAAATGCCTAA
- the scpB gene encoding SMC-Scp complex subunit ScpB gives MEDNRQDSIFSVPLPDDALALQGIRVMEAALFSASEPMTKAALLAVFERHGLLPAEGGDPMSYVEQLLEVLKQKYREGGITLVPVGKGWQFRTAPDLASYLTKVVEKPRRLTKPALETLAIIAYHQPCTRADIEAIRGVSLNTQIMDLLLELSLIVSKGRKEVPGRPVLWGTTEIFLQHFGLTSLQDLPKREELLVDQPGDEHPLESHENENNENEDHENENHEKG, from the coding sequence ATGGAAGATAACAGGCAAGACTCCATTTTTTCTGTTCCTTTGCCCGATGATGCTTTGGCCCTTCAAGGAATAAGGGTAATGGAAGCAGCCTTGTTTTCTGCCTCAGAACCCATGACCAAGGCGGCCTTACTGGCCGTGTTTGAGAGACATGGCCTGCTCCCTGCTGAGGGGGGTGATCCCATGAGTTATGTGGAGCAGTTGCTAGAGGTTTTAAAGCAGAAATATCGAGAAGGGGGTATCACCCTTGTCCCTGTTGGAAAAGGTTGGCAGTTTCGCACCGCTCCGGATCTTGCTTCTTACCTCACTAAAGTGGTTGAAAAACCTCGTAGGCTTACCAAGCCGGCTTTGGAAACATTGGCAATTATTGCCTATCATCAGCCTTGTACTCGGGCTGATATTGAAGCGATAAGGGGGGTAAGTCTTAATACCCAAATTATGGATCTTTTATTGGAACTGTCGTTAATTGTTTCAAAAGGGCGTAAAGAGGTTCCTGGTCGGCCAGTTTTGTGGGGGACAACAGAAATATTCTTACAGCATTTTGGGCTAACAAGCTTGCAGGACCTTCCAAAACGCGAAGAACTTTTGGTGGATCAACCCGGAGATGAGCACCCCCTTGAAAGCCATGAAAATGAAAATAATGAAAATGAAGACCACGAAAATGAAAATCATGAAAAGGGGTGA